Proteins from a genomic interval of Nasonia vitripennis strain AsymCx chromosome 3, Nvit_psr_1.1, whole genome shotgun sequence:
- the CYP4AB8 gene encoding cytochrome P450 4AB8, translating to MAYYYLFTVLLGLVGLLFHFYIQLFSRTGKLVNKIPGPTAIPFFGNLLELHVPLVEINNALRKWSKIYYPIYRLWFGPKALVFILHPDDLEIMLTSSKHINKQFAYEHFHLWLHSGLLTSNGQKWHHRRKILTPAFHFNILKKYMEITNEEGERAVTNTRKTTKETKVDLLQFCSKYTLNIICESAMGVPLDGDHKDKEASNKYKNAVYRMGNIIFFRIIRPYIWDWMVPFIPKHNREVKEVVANLNNFTDMIVEERREYHASTNYEHLNFEKSEVNAYIGKSKRLAMLDLLLAAERDGKIDDEGIKEEVSTFIFEGHDTTAMSMCFIIMLLAENKHCQDLAREEVEIILGPKNGQLETADLKHMNYLERCIKESLRLFPSVPSITRYLHEDVQLKNYKIPAGVNIIMHIIDVHRDPNFWPEPEKFVPDRFLPEEIAKRHNFAYLPFSAGSRNCIGQKFAMMELKSLISRILYNFHLEPIDYTRDVKLISDVVIRPSKPVYTKFVRIDRQSNI from the exons ATGGCATACTACTACCTATTCACCGTCTTATTGGGCCTCGTGGGTCTGTTGTTCCATTTCTACATACAGTTGTTCAGCAGAACCGGCAAATTGGTGAACAAGATTCCTGGTCCTACGGCGATACCCTTTTTCGGCAACTTGCTGGAACTTCATGTACCACTTG TTGAAATCAACAACGCTTTACGAAAATGGAGCAAAATCTACTATCCAATCTATCGACTATGGTTTGGCCCGAAAGCATTGGTATTCATACTTCATCCGGACGATTTAGag ATAATGCTCACAAGTTCGAAACATATCAACAAGCAGTTTGCTTACGAACATTTTCACCTATGGTTACACTCTGGCCTTCTAACCAGCAATG GGCAAAAATGGCATCATCGACGTAAAATATTGACAccggcatttcattttaacatACTGAAAAAGTACATGGAGATAACGAATGAAGAGGGAGAAAGGGCAGTTACAAATACTCGAAAGACAACTAAGGAGACGAAAGTGGATCTCTTGCAATTTTGCTCGAAATATACTTTGAACATTATATGCG AATCGGCCATGGGAGTACCATTGGACGGCGACCATAAGGATAAAGAGGcatcaaataaatataagaatgcAGTTTACCGAATGGGAAACATCATATTTTTTAG AATAATCCGACCTTATATATGGGATTGGATGGTCCCATTCATACCTAAACACAATCGCGAAGTTAAAGAAGTGGTGGCGAATCTGAACAATTTCACTGACATG ATTGTTGAAGAAAGACGGGAATATCACGCGAGTACAAATTACGAACACTTGAACTTTGAAAAGAGCGAAGTTAATGCTTACATTGGCAAAAGTAAAAGACTAGCTATGCTTGATCTTTTATTAGCTGCTGAAAGAGACGGAAAAATTGACGACGAGGGTATCAAAGAAGAAGTATCCACGTTTATTTTCGAA GGACATGACACAACAGCCATGAGCATGTGTTTCATCATTATGCTGTTAGCAGAGAACAAACACTGCCAA GATTTAGCTAGGGAAGAAGTAGAGATAATTTTAGGTCCGAAAAATGGTCAATTAGAAACCGCAGACCTGAAGCACATGAACTATCTTGAAAGGTGTATCAAAGAATCGCTTAGGTTGTTTCCGTCAGTTCCGTCCATCACCCGATATCTGCATGAGGACGTTCAACTGA aaaattacaaaataccAGCTGGTGTTAACATAATTATGCACATCATCGACGTACATAGGGATCCGAATTTCTGGCCAGAGCCAGAAAAGTTCGTTCCAGATAGGTTTTTACCCGAAGAAATAGCAAAACGTCACAATTTTGCTTATTTACCCTTCAGCGCTGGATCTCGAAATTGCATTG gTCAAAAGTTCGCTATGATGGAATTGAAATCTCTGATTTCGCGTATTTTGTACAATTTCCACTTGGAACCCATTGACTATACTCGCGATGTTAAATTAATATCGGACGTTGTCATTCGTCCTAGTAAACCAGTATACACTAAATTTGTGAGAATAGATAGACAATCGAATATTTGA
- the LOC112939937 gene encoding Cytochrome P450 9-like precursor (The RefSeq protein has 1 non-frameshifting indel compared to this genomic sequence), which yields MLVLTTLLLGILILGAIHVHIRGRRGRILAKMPGPSGWPIIGVLPSVLVPIEKLWMVGRNMDKQYYPLYKFWLANHVIVAILNPDDAEVMLTSMQNIDKSSVYNFLHAWFGTGLLTSTGEKWQKRRKILTPAFHFNVLERYLTITVENSERAVKSLRGKGECVQDLVQFLTQHTLNIICEAAMGASLSRKEESQKKYRKAVHDMGSALVYRLVRPWLYSSWTFGCTAAGRMQTDALKILHRFTKNIIAERKEFHEKTDGRFLKNIVSKSSGADDDDEAVENEELHGYRKKRMAMLDLLIAAQRDGQQIDELGIREEVDTFMFEGHDTSAMGLCFALLLIAEHKDVQERIRQEVNEVLKNADGKLEMSELNKFNYLERVIKESLRLYPSVPFISRNITEDMQLKDYLIPRGTLVDVRIYLIHRDPKHWPDPLKFDPDRFLPERIQGRHPFSYIPFSAGPRNCIGQKFAMMELKVFVALIVKNFILEPIDFAHEVPILPDIVLRPARSVHVKFVPIAEK from the exons ATGTTGGTGTTGACGACATTGCTACTcggcattttaattttgggTGCTATCCATGTGCATATACGCGGTCGAAGAGGACGTATTTTGGCCAAAATGCCGGGTCCATCAGGTTGGCCTATCATCGGCGTTCTTCCATCCGTCTTGGTTCCTATTG AAAAACTATGGATGGTGGGAAGAAACATGGACAAACAATACTATCCTCTCTACAAATTCTGGCTCGCAAATCACGTGATCGTCGCTATTCTCAATCCTGACGACGCCGAG GTCATGCTAACAAGTATGCAAAATATTGACAAGAGCAGTGTCTACAATTTCCTTCATGCCTGGTTTGGAACTGGATTACTGACCAGTACCG GTGAGAAATGGCAGAAGAGAAGGAAAATCTTAACGCCAGCCTTCCACTTCAACGTGCTCGAAAGGTACCTCACCATCACCGTGGAGAACTCGGAAAGGGCTGTCAAGTCTTTGAGAGGAAAGGGCGAGTGCGTCCAGGATCTGGTGCAGTTTCTCACGCAGCACACTTTAAACATAATTTGCG AAGCCGCAATGGGTGCATCCTTGTCCAGAAAAGAGGAGAGCCAGAAGAAGTATAGAAAAGCCGTTCACGACATGGGATCTGCTTTAGTATACAG GTTGGTAAGGCCGTGGCTCTATAGTTCGTGGACCTTCGGCTGCACCGCTGCCGGCCGCATGCAGACTGATGCTCTGAAGATTTTGCACAGATTCACAAAGAAC ATCATCGCGGAGAGGAAGGAGTTTCACGAGAAAACCGACGGTCGGTTCTTGAAGAACATCGTCTCGAAGAGCTCTGGAGCTGACGACGAGGCTGTGGAAAACGAGGAGCTTCACGGCT ATCGGAAAAAACGAATGGCCATGCTCGACCTGCTCATAGCTGCCCAAAGAGACGGGCAGCAGATCGACGAGCTTGGAATACGGGAGGAAGTCGATACCTTTATGTTCGAG GGCCATGACACGTCGGCGATGGGTCTGTGCTTCGCTCTACTGCTCATAGCAGAGCACAAGGATGTCCag GAGCGAATTCGTCAGGAGGTGAATGAGGTCTTGAAAAATGCCGATGGCAAGCTAGAAATGTCGGAATTGAACAAGTTCAATTACCTTGAGAGGGTCATCAAGGAATCGCTTCGACTATATCCGAGCGTTCCTTTCATATCCCGAAATATCACGGAAGACATGCAACTGA AAGATTATCTGATCCCTAGAGGGACGTTAGTGGACGTGCGAATTTACCTCATTCACAGGGACCCGAAGCACTGGCCTGACCCTTTGAAATTCGATCCTGACCGATTTCTGCCCGAGAGGATTCAGGGACGACATCCTTTCTCTTACATTCCATTCAGCGCTGGACCTCGTAATTGCATCG GTCAGAAATTCGCTATGATGGAACTGAAGGTTTTCGTGGCTCtcatcgtgaaaaatttcatcTTGGAGCCGATAGATTTCGCTCACGAGGTGCCGATTTTACCAGACATAGTGCTACGACCTGCTCGATCGGTCCACGTAAAATTTGTGCCTATTGCCGAGAAATGA